A genomic segment from Corylus avellana chromosome ca5, CavTom2PMs-1.0 encodes:
- the LOC132180656 gene encoding 2-methylene-furan-3-one reductase-like, translating into MAAPSSDSIPSHNKAWIYSEYGIAVDVLKFDSSVAVPQPKEDQVLIKVVAASLNPVDSKRMRGFFKDIDSPLPTVPGYDVAGVVVKVGSQVKNFKEGDEVYGDINDKALDHPKNFGSLAEYTAAEEKLVALKPKNLSFAEAASLPLAIETAYEGLERTGFSAGKSILVLGGAGGVGTHVIQLAKHVFGASKVAATASTAKLELLKSLGADLAIDYTKDNFEDLPEKFDVVYDAVGQCDRAVKAVKEGGQVVTIVGPVTPPASIFLLTSKGSILDKLKPYLESGKVKPLIDSKGPFPFSKTVEAFSYLDTNRATGKVVVYPIP; encoded by the exons ATGGCAGCCCCTTCAAGTGATTCGATTCCCTCTCACAATAAGGCTTGGATCTACTCTGAATATGGAATTGCTGTTGATGTTTTGAAATTCGACTCAAGTGTGGCCGTCCCACAACCGAAGGAAGACCAGGTGCTGATCAAGGTTGTTGCTGCATCCCTTAATCCTGTTGATTCTAAGAGGATGCGTGGCTTCTTCAAGGACATTGACTCTCCTTTACCA ACTGTTCCGGGCTATGATGTTGCTGGTGTGGTGGTGAAAGTGGGAAGCCAAGTGAAGAATTTCAAGGAAGGAGATGAAGTATATGGGGATATCAATGATAAAGCTTTAGACCACCCAAAAAATTTTGGCTCTTTGGCCGAGTACACTGCTGCGGAAGAGAAGTTAGTGGCTCTTAAACCCAAGAATTTAAGCTTTGCTGAAGCTGCTAGCCTTCCCCTTGCTATTGAGACTGCCTATGAAGGCCTTGAGCGAACTGGATTCTCTGCTGGTAAATCCATCCTTGTTTTGGGAGGTGCTGGAGGAGTTGGAACCCATGTTATTCAG CTAGCAAAGCATGTTTTTGGTGCATCCAAGGTAGCAGCTACTGCAAGCACTGCGAAACTGGAGCTGTTGAAGAGTTTGGGAGCTGATTTGGCTATTGATTATACCAAGGACAACTTTGAAGACCTTCCTGAGAAGTTTGATGTAGTATATGATGCTGTTG GGCAGTGTGATAGGGCAGTAAAGGCTGTGAAAGAAGGCGGGCAAGTTGTGACAATAGTAGGTCCTGTAACTCCACCAGCATCCATATTTCTGCTCACTTCAAAGGGCTCCATCTTAGACAAACTGAAACCCTACTTGGAGAGTGGGAAGGTGAAGCCACTGATCGACTCCAAAGGCCCATTCCCATTTTCTAAGACTGTTGAAGCATTTTCCTATCTTGACACTAATAGAGCTACTGGAAAAGTGGTCGTGTATCCGATCCCATGA